The sequence GGCGAGGCCGCCCCAGCCGACGACCCCGCCGGCCAGCGCGGCGGGCAGTCCGCCGCCGTGCGGGCGCAGACAGGCGGCGGCCTCGGCGCACCGCGCGCAGGTGGCGAGGTGCCGGGAGAGGCCGGCGGGGATCTCGGCGGCCGGGGAGCGGGTGACCGCGGCCAGCAGGCGGGCGTGGTCGCGGCAGGGCGTGGCCGGCGAGGCGTCGAGGTGGGCGCGGTGGCAGCGGTCCCGGAACAGGCCGCGGACCCGGTCGAGCGCACCGGCGGCGCCGGCCGGGTCCAGGCCGAGCCGGCGGGCCGCGATGGGCAGCGGGAGCGCTTCGACCTCGGCCAGCCACAGCAGCTCCGCGTCCGCCTTTTGGAGGTCCCTGAGGCCACGCAGGGCGATCGGGCGGTCCAGCGGCGGCCCGGCGAACCGGGTGGCGCTCTCGGAGCGGAGCCACACCCTCAGGCCGGGATCGAGCCGGTCTCCCCGGCCGTCGGCCTCCCAGGCGGCGGCGGTGTCGCGTACGGCGGTGAGCAGCGCCGGGATCGGCGGCAGTCCCGGGGTGCGGCGGCCCGCGCCGCGCACGGGGCCGCCGGCGGCGGCGCGGATCTCGCGCAGACCGGCCGCGAACGCCTCGGTGGCCAGCCGATGGGCCGTGGGCGAGCCGGCGGTGCACAGGTCCGCGTAGGAGAGCACCGCGTCCCAGTACTCCGAGAACGACGCGACCTCGGTGTCGCTCCGGGGGGTCGGCAGGTCGGACATGGGACTCCCGCATCCACGAACGAGGTCAACTCTCGGGAGAGGAAGGGAGAGTTGCGGAAAACCTCGCGGTGGGCACAGAGCCTTTCACGTCTTCGACACACTGACAAACGGGCTGCTCACATACGGTCACTTACGGTGGCGGCCGTCGCGTCCCGCGCCGGCTCCACCGGCTCGGCGGCGGGCAGGCTGTCCATGAAGGAGCTGACGGAGAACACGGCGCGGCCGGGTCCGGGCGGGCCGTAGCCGGGCGGGGAGGACAGACCGAAGTCGTCCATGGTCCGCCGGTAGGCCTCCAGCAGCCGGATGTGGTACTCCAGCGGCGCGCCCTGCGGGTTGGCCTTGCCGAGCGGGGTGGTGGGCTCCGGGCACCAGGTGGTGAAGCGGGGCGTGATGCCGTGCGACATGAAGAAGCGCAGGCCCTCGGTGGTGGAGGCGATGGCCTCGTCGACGGTGGTGAAGCCGAACGGCTCGGCCATCTCCACGCCCGCCACGAAGTTCGGGATCACATTGCGCGCGCCGAACACCTCGGCGGAGTCCAGGATGCGGCGGTGCCACTCGTCCCGGCCGACGTAGCGCTCCTTGCCGGGGCAGTACAGCTCGAACAGCCGGCGGTCCCACACCTCGAAATTGGGGTGGTAGATCTGCACGCCGTAGTCCTTGAAGCGCTGTACGTCCGCCTTGGGCAGCGCCTGGGCGACGACCTTGCCGATCCAGCGGCCCGGGAAGCGCTCCTCGATGGCCTTGGCGTAGTGGCCGTAGAAGTCGGCCTCGTCGCGGCCCGCCACCTTGGAGGTGATCGCGCCGCCGGTGAGGGTGTAGGCGGTGGACGCCTTCTGGGTGTCGTACCGGTCGATGATCTCCAGGGCTTCGAGGACCTCCTCGACGTCCTTCACCCCGGTGTACGGCCGTCCGGCCGCCTTGTGCTGGCGCCAGTTGTGATTGATGTCGCAGTACTGGCACTCCTCCTTGGCGCCGAAGTACTGGCAGACCCGGAAGACGGTCAGATAGATGAGGTAGCCCCACTGGATGGTCGGGGCGACCTCCATCACGGACTTCCCGTTGGAGAGCGTGTGCCGGTAGTACTCGGGCATCGGCGGCACGCCGACGTCGGCGATGCGCCGGCCGTCGAGGTACAGGCCGAGCAGTCCCTCCCCGTCGGCGGCGACCCGGTACGGCGAGGCGGGGTTCACCCGTACGGAGACGACCGTGCGCCGCAGGTCGTACGGTCCGCCGGTGAGGATGATCTCCTCCGGGGGCCGGCGCAGCGCGGCCTCGCCCAGCTCGGGCAGGGTGCCGTGGTCGAAGGAGAAGATGAAGTAGGACTTCGGCTTGACGTCCCCGTCCTCGTTGTCGCTCAGGGCGGACTTGTCGAAGGCGACACCGCCCCGGAGCAGGTCCTCCTTGAAGACGGCCTCCCGGGGAACGTGCGGGAACCGCTCCATCAGATCCTCGACCAGCGCGGTACGACTGCCCATTCGTCTTTCTCCTCCCGGTTCAGGCGTACGGCTCACACCGTATGCCCCCGTCCCGGGCCCGGCCGTGCCGGGTCCCCGCCCGGCGCGCGACGCGGTCCGGTACGGCGGTGCCGGACGGCGGGCGCGGGAGGCGCCGTCCGGGCGTGGCGTGCTCGGTGGGCCGGCCGGGTGTCAGGCCGTCCGCTCCAGCACCGCGTGGTCGACGGCGTGCCGCAGTGGCTCGCCGGAGGAGAGCCGTTCGGCCTCCTCCACCACCGTCCGGCCGAGGCGGGCCACCTCGTTGCCCAGCGAGCCCGCCAGGTGCGGGGTGACGAAGGCGTTCGGCAGGTCGTACAGCGCGGAGCCGGCGGGCGGCGGCTCGGGGTCGGTCACGTCCAGTACGGCGCTCAGGCGTCCGGAGCGCAGGTGCGCCACCAGTGCCTCGTGGTCGACCAGGGCGCCGCGCGCGGTGTTGATCAGCACGGCCCCGTCGCGCATCAGGCCGAGTTCGCGGGCGCCGATCAGATGGCGGGTCTCGGCGGTCTGCGGGGCGTGCAGGCTGACGATGTCGCTGGTGCGCAGCAGGTCCTCCAGCGGCCGCAGCGGTACGCCGAGCCGGGCGGCCTCGGCCGTGTCCACGTACGGGTCGGCGAGCGTGACGTCGAGGTCGTGCGGGCGGAGCAGCTCGATCAGGCGGCGGCCGACCCGGGAGGCGCCGACGATGCCGACGCGCCGGCCGTGGTTGCCGACGCCGGGCAGGATGCCGTCGTACGGGAGCGCGCGCCGGGCGCGCATCGCGTCGCGGAGGGCGAAGACGTCCTTGCCGGCGAGCAGGATCATGGCGAGGGTGTACTCGGCGACGGGGACGGCGTTGGCCTCGGCGGCCGAGGAGACGGCGATGCCCCGCCGCCACACCTCGGCGGTGGTGAAGCCCTTCACCGAGCCGGCCGCGTGCAGCACCGCCCGCAGGCGCGGTGCCGCGTCCAGGACGGCCGCGTCCAGGCGGGGGCAGCCCCAGCCGGTGACGAGGATCTCGGTCCGGGCGAGGGCCTGCCGTACCCGGGGGGCGGCGAAGTCCTCCGCCACCAGGCCGGGATCGATGTCCACGCAGGCCCGCAGCCGCCGCAGCAGGTCCGGCGGGAACACCATCGGCACGTTCCCGGCCGTCATGGCGAACAGGGCGTACGGCCGCTCGGTCAAGGAAGGGACCTCCCGGCTCGGTGACGCGCGGACAGCAACCGTTCTCTACGGTAGGTCCCGGCCGATGAGAGGGTCAATGGATCACCACGTGAGGGAGACAGGATGTCGGACGTGACGGAGACGGTCAGCAATTGGGCGCGCAGCGTCTCCTACACGGTCAAGGAGTTCCACCGCCCGGACACGCTCGAGGCGCTGCGGGCGGTGGTGGCCGGCGCCGCGAAGGTGCGGGTCCTGGGCAGCGGGCACTCCTTCAACCGGATCGCCGACCCCGGCGAGGAGGGGGTGCTGGTGTCGATCGCCGGGCTGGAGCCGGTGATCGACGTGGACACCACGGCCCGTACGGTCCGGGTCTCCGGTGGCGTCCGGTACGCGGAACTCGCCCGGGCGGTCCACGCGCGGGGGCTGGCCCTGCCCAACCTGGCCTCGCTGCCGCACATCTCGGTGGCGGGCTCGGTGGCGACCGGCACCCATGGCTCGGGGATGGGCAACGGTCCGCTCGCGGCGGCCGTACGGGAGGTGGAGCTGCTCACCGCCGACGGCTCGACGGTGTCGATAGGCCGCGGGGACCCGCGGTTCGACGGTGCCGTGACCTCGCTCGGTGCCCTCGGCGTGGTCACCGCGCTCACCCTGGACCTGGAGCCGGCCTTCGAGGTCGAGCAGTACGTGTTCACCGAACTCCCGCTGGAGGGCCTCGACTTCGAGGCGGTGGCGGGGTCGGCGTACAGCGTGAGCCTGTTCACCGACTGGCGGCGGCCGGGCTTCCGGCAGGTGTGGGTCAAGCGCCGGACCGATCAGCCGGCGGTGGACTTCCCGTGGGCCGAGCCGGCGCGGGAGGCGCTGCATCCGGTGCCGGGGATGCCCGCCGCCAACTGCACGCTCCAGTCCGGGGTGCCGGGGCCCTGGCACGAGCGGCTGCCGCACTTCCGGGCCGAGCTCACACCGAGCAGCGGCGAGGAGATCCAGTCGGAGTACCTGCTGCCGCGCGCGACGGCGGTGGACGCGCTGCACGCGGTCGACGCCGTCCGGGAGACGGTCGCCGGGGTGCTCCAGATCTGCGAGGTGCGCACCATCGCCGCCGACGCGCAGTGGCTCAGCCCGGCCCACGCCCGGGACTCGGTCGCGCTGCACTTCACCTGGGTGCGCGACGAGGCGGCGGTGCTGCCGGCGGTGCGCCGGCTGGAGGAGGCGCTGGCCCCGTTCGACCCGCGCCCGCACTGGGGCAAGGTGTTCGGTGTCCCGGCGGCGGACCTGCGCGGCCGGTACGCGCGGCTCGCCGACTTCCGCGCGCTGGCCCGCGCGCTGGACCCGGCGGGCACCTTCACCAACGCGTTCGTGCGCGAGCTGCTCGGAGAGTGAGCCGTCCCGCCGGAGCCCACTTTCTCCACCCCCTTTCCTAACCCCTTGTCGAACGTCCCTCGCAGCCCATAGCCTGACGCCCGCGCCGGTGCCGTGCCGCCCCGGCCGGGCCGGACGCCGATGGGAGGGGCAGCCGCGTGAAGCGCACATCGCGCGACATCCGCACCGCGAACCGCTACGAGGTGCTGCGCGAGATCATCGCCGAGTCGCCCACCTCCCGGCAGGAGCTGGCCGCGGTCACCGGGCTGAGCCTCGCCACGGTGGCCACGCTCGTCGGCGAGCTGCTGGACCTCCGCATGATCACCGAGGTGGGGTTCGAGGACTCGGCCGGGGGCCGCCCCCGGGGGCTGGTCGCCGTCAACGCGTCGGGCGGCGCGCTGATCGGCGTGGACATCGCGGAGACCTACGTCCACGTCGAGCTGTTCGACTTGGCGCTGAACGTGCTGGCCCGGGCCGACGAGGACATGCGGCCCGGGGAGAGCCGGCCGGAGCAGGTGGTCGGGCAGGTCGCCGCCGCCGTCGGCTCGGTGCTCGCCCAGGCCGGTGTCGAGCCGGCCCGGGTGCTCGGCGTCGGGGTGAGCGTGCCGGGGCAGGTGGACCGGGACACGGGGGTCGCCGAGTACGCCCCCAACTGGGACTGGCACGACGTGCCGTTGCTCGATCTGCTCGCCGAGCACATCGCCTACCCGCTCCACCTGGACAATCCGCTGCGGGCCTGCGCGGTGGCCGAGCTGTGGTTCGGGGCGGCGCGGGGCCGCGGGGACGCCGTGGTGGTCAACCTCGGCACCGGTGTCGGCGCCGGGCTCGCGCTCGGCGGCGGGCTGCACCGGGGGGTGAGCAACAGCGCCGGGGAGTGGGGGCACACCACGCTCGTGCTGGACGGCCGGCTGTGCCACTGCGGCAACCGCGGCTGCGTGGAGACGTACGTCGGTGCGCCCGGCATCATGCGGAACCTGCGCGAACTGAGCCCGGATTCCGACTTGTTGCATCCCGAGGACCAGACGGCGACCATCGGCGCGCTGGCCCGCGCGGTGGCCGGGCGGGACCCGGTGGCGCTCCAGGTGGTCCGGGACACCGCCCGTTACCTCGGTGCGGGCATCGCCGACCTGATCAACCTGCTCAACCCCGAAGTGGTGGTGCTCAGCAGCTGGGTGGCCGCCCGGCTGGGCGAACCGCTGCTCGACGAGGTCCGGCAGGCGGTCGCCCGGCACGCGCTGCGCCGGCCGCTGGCCGCCACCGAGATCGTCCTCTCCCCGATCCCCACCGACCCGGTGTCCCTCGGCGCGGCCACGTTCGCGCTGGAGGGGGCGCTGCGGCCGGTCGGGCAGCGGGCGGCGCGGCGCACCCGCGCGGGCAGCCGTACGGCACCGTCGGCGTGACGCACCGGAGAGCGCGGACCGGCGCCCTCGCGTCGTAGCGCCCTCGCGTCCTGGCCGGACACCGTCCGCCGCCGCCCCGGCCCGGCACGCCGACTCCCGTACCGTACAGGGCGCGTTCGCGATGCCGAACGTCGTGCAACAACTCGCACCGACTTCGTCCAACCCCTTGCCGAAGGATTGGGCGAAGGTTAGCGTCCCGCACCACGCCCCCTTCGGCCCCCGGCCACCGGGCGTGCGAGCCGCAGCCGCACTCGACCAGACAAGGACGTCACATGTCGGCACAGAGCAGCACCTGGGACCGCCGATCGATATTCC comes from Streptomyces sp. SCL15-4 and encodes:
- a CDS encoding radical SAM protein, which translates into the protein MGSRTALVEDLMERFPHVPREAVFKEDLLRGGVAFDKSALSDNEDGDVKPKSYFIFSFDHGTLPELGEAALRRPPEEIILTGGPYDLRRTVVSVRVNPASPYRVAADGEGLLGLYLDGRRIADVGVPPMPEYYRHTLSNGKSVMEVAPTIQWGYLIYLTVFRVCQYFGAKEECQYCDINHNWRQHKAAGRPYTGVKDVEEVLEALEIIDRYDTQKASTAYTLTGGAITSKVAGRDEADFYGHYAKAIEERFPGRWIGKVVAQALPKADVQRFKDYGVQIYHPNFEVWDRRLFELYCPGKERYVGRDEWHRRILDSAEVFGARNVIPNFVAGVEMAEPFGFTTVDEAIASTTEGLRFFMSHGITPRFTTWCPEPTTPLGKANPQGAPLEYHIRLLEAYRRTMDDFGLSSPPGYGPPGPGRAVFSVSSFMDSLPAAEPVEPARDATAATVSDRM
- a CDS encoding hydroxyacid dehydrogenase translates to MTERPYALFAMTAGNVPMVFPPDLLRRLRACVDIDPGLVAEDFAAPRVRQALARTEILVTGWGCPRLDAAVLDAAPRLRAVLHAAGSVKGFTTAEVWRRGIAVSSAAEANAVPVAEYTLAMILLAGKDVFALRDAMRARRALPYDGILPGVGNHGRRVGIVGASRVGRRLIELLRPHDLDVTLADPYVDTAEAARLGVPLRPLEDLLRTSDIVSLHAPQTAETRHLIGARELGLMRDGAVLINTARGALVDHEALVAHLRSGRLSAVLDVTDPEPPPAGSALYDLPNAFVTPHLAGSLGNEVARLGRTVVEEAERLSSGEPLRHAVDHAVLERTA
- a CDS encoding FAD-binding protein; its protein translation is MSDVTETVSNWARSVSYTVKEFHRPDTLEALRAVVAGAAKVRVLGSGHSFNRIADPGEEGVLVSIAGLEPVIDVDTTARTVRVSGGVRYAELARAVHARGLALPNLASLPHISVAGSVATGTHGSGMGNGPLAAAVREVELLTADGSTVSIGRGDPRFDGAVTSLGALGVVTALTLDLEPAFEVEQYVFTELPLEGLDFEAVAGSAYSVSLFTDWRRPGFRQVWVKRRTDQPAVDFPWAEPAREALHPVPGMPAANCTLQSGVPGPWHERLPHFRAELTPSSGEEIQSEYLLPRATAVDALHAVDAVRETVAGVLQICEVRTIAADAQWLSPAHARDSVALHFTWVRDEAAVLPAVRRLEEALAPFDPRPHWGKVFGVPAADLRGRYARLADFRALARALDPAGTFTNAFVRELLGE
- a CDS encoding ROK family transcriptional regulator; the protein is MKRTSRDIRTANRYEVLREIIAESPTSRQELAAVTGLSLATVATLVGELLDLRMITEVGFEDSAGGRPRGLVAVNASGGALIGVDIAETYVHVELFDLALNVLARADEDMRPGESRPEQVVGQVAAAVGSVLAQAGVEPARVLGVGVSVPGQVDRDTGVAEYAPNWDWHDVPLLDLLAEHIAYPLHLDNPLRACAVAELWFGAARGRGDAVVVNLGTGVGAGLALGGGLHRGVSNSAGEWGHTTLVLDGRLCHCGNRGCVETYVGAPGIMRNLRELSPDSDLLHPEDQTATIGALARAVAGRDPVALQVVRDTARYLGAGIADLINLLNPEVVVLSSWVAARLGEPLLDEVRQAVARHALRRPLAATEIVLSPIPTDPVSLGAATFALEGALRPVGQRAARRTRAGSRTAPSA